The DNA sequence GCACCGGGGTTTCCTGCTTTATTTGTGACATCGCCGATCCCGGCGAAATCGAGCAGGATTCCACTACCAAGGAGACCTCGTGTTGAAGCGTCTTGCCTCGGGTGTCGCGCTGGCCGCCATGACCGGCGCGATGGTGTTCGGTGGCACCTCGGCCGCGCAGGCCACCACCGTCCCCGACGCGTCGTGCATCAACTCCGACCCGACCGGCCTGGTCAACGTGATCGTGTGCACGATCAACACCACCGTGCAGGTGCCGATCGACCTGCCCGACTCGCTGATCACCATCGGCGACGTCGCGAGCGGCAACACCATCAAGGTGCTGAACGGCGCCGAGCTGGACGCGGTCGAGGTCACCATCAAGGACGTCATCGACGACGTGAACGTCGAGGACAACCTCATCTTCAAGAGCGCCCTGGTGGACGCCCTGAACAACGCCGACATCATCGACGACATCGACGTCTCGAAGGTCCTGGTCGACCTGCTCTGAGATTTCCTCACGATTCCTGAACCGGCGATGACCTCGCCGTCACGCGCCTAGACCACCCACGAACGGCGCATCCGGCTCCGCGCGCCGCCCTCCACCACCGGGCGGCGCGCGGAGCCTTTCCCGTTCACCCGCCGCGATCACCGCTCCCGTCCGACCGCGTCGCACCCGTCGACGCGGTCGGACGCCCCCTTCCCCCCTTTGACGGACCCGCCGGCCTCACGTCCCCCCTTGAGCGCGGGCCGGCTGGTCCGTCGCGGTCAACGATGGCCGATCTTGGGGTGAGGACGCGAGCGGTGCGGGACGCTGGGACACGGCGGATGCCTTGAGCTGCGAAGACGTGGACCGGTGGGACGGCCTGTGGGACGCTGGGTGATCGAGGGGGCGGGGCATGGCGTTATCGGCGCACGTTGAGGTGTTCGCGCGCGCGCTCGGCGAGCTGAAGCGGCGCAGCGGGCGCAGCTTCCGGACGTTGGGCGAGCGCACCGGGCTGAGCAGTTCCGGGCTGCACCGCTACTGCCAGGGCCTCGCCGTGCCCGACCACTTCGAGGTGGTGGCCCGGATCGCCCGCGCGTGCGGCGCGACGAAGGCCGAGCTGGTCGAGCTGCACCGGCTGTGGGCGATGGCCACGGCGGACACCGCGGGCCACGACGAGCCGGTGGCGCAGCAGCTGCCCGCTCCCCCGGCCCGCTTCGCCGGGCGCGAACGGGAGCTGGAGCACGTCACCTCCGCGCTCGCGGCCCAGCCCGCGGCCGTGGTGATCTCCGCGATCAGCGGCGCGGGAGGCATCGGCAAGACGTGGCTGGCGCTGCACTGGGCGCACCGCAACCTGCACCTGTTCCCGGACGGCCAGCTCCACGTCGACCTGCGCGGCTTCGACCCGACCGGCTCGCCGGTGCCGCCGGAAGCGGCCGTGCGCGGGTTCCTGGAGGCCATGGGGGTCGCGCCGGCCACCATCCCCGCCGACCCGCAGGCGCAGGCGGGCCTGTACCGCAGCGTGCTCGCCGGTCGGCGGATGCTGGTGGTGCTGGACAACGCCCGCGACACGGCCCAGGTCGTGCCGCTGCTGCCGGGCAGCCCCACGTGCACGGTGCTGATCACGAGCCGCCGCCGGCTGACCCGCCTGGTCACCGCGCACGGCGCCCGCCACGTCGACCTGGACGTGCTGCCGGACGGCGAGGCGCGCAACCTGCTGGCCCGCCACCTCGGCGCGGACCGGCTGGCCGCCGACCCGGGCGCGGTGGGCGAGCTGATCGGGTTCTGCGCGGGCCTGCCGCTGGCGCTGGGCATCGTGGCGGCCCGCGCGACGAGCCACCCCGAGTTCTCGCTGGCGGCGCTGGCCGACGAGCTGCGCGACCACGCGGGCCGGCTGGACGCGCTCAACATCGACGACGCCGAGGCCAACCTGCGGGCCGTGTTCTCCTGGTCCTACCGGGCGTTGGCCGAGCGCACGGCGACCGCGTTCGGGCTGCTGGGCCTCGCGCCGGGGCCGGACATCGGGCTGCCCGCCGCGGCGGCGCTGATCGGCACGTCCACCGCCGAGGCCAGGGTGCGACTGCGCGACCTGGAGGCGGAGAGCCTGGTGCAGGAGCACACGCCGGGCCGGTACCGGATGCACGACCTGGTGCGGCTGTACGCGGCCGAGCAGGCCGCGCGGGACCTGGCCGAGCCGGTGCGCCACGACGCGTCGACCCGGCTGCTGGACTTCTACCTGCACACCGCCTACTCCGGTGACCGGGTCCTGGACCCGTACCGGCCGCCGATCGTGATCGGCCGCCCGGTGGCCGGCGTGACGCCGCACCCGCTGCCCGACGTGGACCGCGCGGTGGCGTGGTTCGAGGTCGAGCACGCGAACCTGGTGGAGGCGCAGCACCTGGCCGCGCGGCACGGCCGGCACACGGCGACGTGGCGGCTCGGCTGGGCCCTGCACACGTTCCACTACCGGCAGCGGCGCCGCCGGGACAACCTCGCCACGTGGCGGACCGCCGTCGCCGCGGTCGAGCACCTCGACGACCCGGGCGACCGGGCCCGCGCGCACCGGCGGCTCGGCGTGGCGCTGCTGGACGTGGGCGAGCACGACGACGGGTTGCGGCACCTGGACCGGGCGCTGGAGGGGTTCCACCGGGCCGGGGACGTCGCGGGCCAGGCGCGCACGCACGAGGCGTTCGCCGCCGCGTGGGACCAGCGGGGCGACAGCGCGCGGGCGCTGGAGCACGTTTACGAGGCGTTGGAGCTCTACCGGGGGCTGGCCGACCAGACCCGCGAGGCGAACATGCTCAACTCCGTCGGCTGGTACCACGCGGTCCTCGGTGACCTGAACCGTGCGGCGGAGTACTGCACGGCCGCGCTGGAGCTGCACCGGCGCATCGGTTACGCGGACGGCGAGGCGTACACGCTGAGCAGCGTCGGCCACATCGCCCACCGCACCGGCGACCACGCGCGGGCGGTGGAGCACTTCCGCGAGGCCATCGCCGTGCTGCGCAGGCTGGACGACCGCGGCGAGGAGGCGGACACGCTGGACCTGCTGGCGCAGGCGCACTCCGCGCTGGGGCAGCACGACCAGGCGCGGGAGGCCTGGTCGCAGGCGTTGGAGCTGTACCACGCGCAGCACCGCACCGCCGAGGCGCTGGAGGTCCGCTCACGGCTGGCCGCGATCGACACGGTCGCCTGAGCACGCGCTCACTGGTTGAGGATCTTCGCCAACCGCTGGAGCGTCTCCGGTTTCAGCCGCCCGCTGCGGTCGTTGATCGCTTCGGCGACGCCGTCGCGGAACACCTGGCTGAACTCCACGTAGTGCCGCGTCACGGGCCGCAGGCGGGCGGAGCTCAGGGCCGAGCGCAGTTCCTGCATGTCGCGCCGCTTGGCGTTGTCGTACGCGGACTGCCTGGTCGGGGCGAAGCCGCCGACCTCGGACAGGATCAGCTGGCTGGCGGCGCTGGTCAGGAAGTCGACCAGCGCCTGCGCGGCCCGCGGCTTGCCCGTGCCCGCCCGGATCGCCAGGTTCTGGCCGCCGAGCACGCCGGCGGTCGGCAGCGCGGCGACGCCGAACCCGACCCGGTCGCGCAGCCCGTCGCGGGCGACCGGCCAGTTGCGCATGTAGAGCGTGCGCCCGTCGGCGAACGTCCGGACCGCCACGTCGTCCGTGGTCGACCGCGCCTCGGCGGTCACCACGACGCGGTCGTCGTGGGCGGCGGCGGCGAGCTCGCGCAGGCCGATCTCGTCACCTGCGCCGAGCTGCACGCTGGTCTTGTCCTCGTTCTGGGCGACGTCCCCGTTCTCCCCGAACGCCTTGCCGCCCGCCGCCCACATGGCCTCCAGCGCCATGACGGTGAGGATCTCCTCGTTGGCGAGCGGCGCCGCGTTCGCCGCGTCGACCTGGGGCGTGCCGGCCGCCGCTGCCGCCGCGTCCGCGCCGAAGTACTGCTCCCACTTCGTCGGTGGCTTGACCGCGAGCGGCAGGTCGGTGCGGTAGTACAGCAGGCCGACGTCGGTGTTGAGCGGCAGGCACCACAGCTTCCCCTCGTGGACGCACGTGCCGAACACCTTGGGCACGAAGTCGTCCAGCCCCGCCAGGGTCGACCGGTCCAGCTCGCGGATGTAGCGCTCCTCCCGGAACTGCGCCATCCACACGAGGTCGAGGACGTACACGTCGGCCTCGTGCGCGCCGTCGGGTTTGGCGTCGTTGACCATCCGGACGTTCTGCTGGTCGGGTTCGCCGGACACGAACACGACCTCGACCTGGTTGGCCGGGTGCAACTGGTTCCACAGCTTGATGAGCATCAAGCGCGGGTCGTTCGCGCTCTCGTCGAACGCCGTCATGACCACCAGCTTGCCCTCTTCGAGGCCGGTGTCGGGCGGTGGTGACGGCCTCAGGGCGACTCCGGCGGCGACGATCAGGGCCATCGTCAGCGCGATCCCGAGCCACTTGGTCTTCTCGCCCAGCCAGCCGCGGACGTCCCGGATCGTCTTGTCCAGCGAGCGGTTCGCCGACCCCGGGTCGCGCCAGACCTTCACGATCCCGGCCAGCATCAGGTTGACGTAGACGCCCGAGAACAGCACCAGCACCGCGCTGAGCACACCGCGCGTCACCGAGCCGGCCGTCCAGGACTCGTCCACCTCGGTGACCAGGATGGTGGACACCATGGTCACGGCGACGCCGACGAGCAGCATGATCGCTATGAGCACCAAGCGAAATCGGGGACTCCAGTGTCCCCCCGGTTCCGACATCCCCACCCCCTAGCAGGACGCGATGAGTCACGTAACACCGGCCCGACAGGGCATGTCAATCCGCTCAACGGCGCGGAAGAACCCGCTGCTGCCGCACTATTGCGGTCAGGCGCGGAGAGCGGTACGCGTGCCGCGCGCGATCTCCAGGTCCTCGCGGGCCGTGACGACGAGGGTCCTGACCCCCGAGTCCGGGGCGGTGATGTCGGTGTCGCCGTCGGCGTGGTCGTTGCGGTCCGGGTCGACCGCGACACCGAGGAACGCCAACCGTTGCGCGGCACGGCGGCGCACGGTGGCCGACTTCTCGCCGACACCGCCGGTGAACGCGAGGACGTCCAGCCCGCCCAGCGCGGCGGCCATCGCGGCGACACCGCCGACCAGCCGGTGGGTGTAGACGTCCAGGGCCAGCACGGCGTCCGGGTCTCCCCCGGCCGCCGCCGCGTCGATTTCCCGCAGATCGCCCGTCCCGGCCAGCGCGGTGAGCCCGGACTCCTCCTCCAACGCGGTCGCGACCTCGTGCGGCGACAGCTCCTCGTGCTCCTCCAGCCACAGCACCAGACCCGGGTCGACGGTGCCCGACCTGGTCGCCATCACCAGCCCTTCCAACGGGGTGAAGCCCATGGTGGTGTCGACGCTGCGGCCGTCGCGGATCGCCGCCAGGGACGCCCCCGCGCCCAGGTGGCAGGTGACGAGCCGCGCGCCGGGCGACACGAGTTCGGCGACCCGCCGCGCGCAGTGGGCGTGGGACAGGCCGTGGAAGCCGTAACGGCGGATCGCGTACCGGTCGCGCCACCGCCGCGGCACGGCGTAGGTGGCCGCCGCCGCGGGGATGGTGGTGTGGAACGCGGTGTCGAAGCACGCGACGGCGGGCACGTCGGGCAGCAGCCGGTGCACCGCGTCCAGTCCCGCCAACGACTTCGGCTGGTGCAGCGGCGCGAGCGCGGTCAGGTCGACCAGCGCCTGGCGCACCAGGTCGTCCAGCACGACGGGGTCGGTGAACCGGGTGCCGCCGTGCACCACGCGGTGGCCCACGGCGTCCGGTGTCGGCCAGTCCGCCAGCACGTCGCCGAGCCGGTCGGGGTCGGGCTCGACGTCGGCGGTGCGCTCCACCTCGTCGTCCGCCGCCAGGAGCCGCAGCTTCAGGCTGGACGAGCCCGCGTTGACCACCAGGACCCGCACGTCAGCTCCACGTCCACCCGGCGATGGCCGGGTCGTCCTCGCCGTGCTCGCGGGTGTGCTGGAGCGCGGCGAGCCGGGCGTCGGCCATGCGCTGCCGCAACGACGCCGCCGCCCCGCCGAGCGACGGCACGCGGTCGATCACGTCCATCACCAGGTGGAACCGGTCCAGGTCGTTGAGCATCACCATGTCGAACGGCGTGGTCGTCGTGCCCTCCTCCTTGTAGCCGCGCACGTGCAGGTTGACGTGGTTGGTGCGACGGTAGGTGAGGCGGTGGATGAGCCACGGGTAGCCGTGGAACGCGAAGATCACCGGCTTGTCCGCGGTGAACAGCGCGTCGAAGTCGCGGTCGGGCAGGCCGTGCGGGTGCTCGGTGTCCGGTTGCAGGCGCATGAGGTCGACCACGTTGACCACGCGCACCTTCAGGTCGGGCAGGTGCTCGCGCAGCAGCTTCGCCGCGGCGAGCGTCTCCAGCGTCGGGATGTCGCCCGCGCACGCCAGCACCACGTCCGGCTCACCCTCGGTCGTGCCCGCCCAGTCCCAGATGCCCAGGCCGCGCGTGCAGTGGGCGATCGCGTCCGGCATGTCCAGGTAGGTCAGCGCGGGCTGCTTGCCCGCCACGATCACGTTCACGTAGTGCCTGCTGCGCAGGCAGTGGTCCGCGACCGACAGCAGCGTGTTGGTGTCGGGCGGCAGGTAGACGCGGACGATCTCGGCCTTCTTGTTCACCACGTGGTCCAGGAAGCCGGGGTCCTGGTGGCTGAACCCGTTGTGGTCCTGGCGCCACACGTGCGAGGACAGCAGGTAGTTCAACGACGCCAGCGGCGCGCGCCACGGGATCTTCCGCGTCGTCTTGAGCCACTTGGCGTGCTGGTTGAGCATCGAGTCGACGATGTGGATGAACGCCTCGTAGCTGGTGAACAGACCGTGCCTGCCGGTGAGCAGGTAACCCTCCAGCCAGCCCTGGCACAGGTGCTCCGACAGCACCTCCAGCACCCGGCCGTCCGGGGTCAGGTGGTCGTCGCCGGGTTCGGTGCCGGCGGCCCACTTGCGGCCCGTGACGTCGAACAGCGCCGAAAGCCGGTTGGACGCCACCTCGTCCGGGCCCATCACCAGGAAGTTGTCCGGGTTGCGGCGCACCACGTCCCGCAGGAACCCGCCGAGCACCTGGGTCGCCTCGCTGCTCTCGGCGGCGGGCCGCTCGACGGGCACGGCGTGGTCGCGGAAGTCGGGCATCCGCAGGTCGCGCAGCAGCCGCCCGCCGTTGGTGTGGGGGTTGGCGCTCATCCGCCGGTCGCCGGTCGGCGGCAGGGCGCGCAGCTCGGGCACGAGCCTCCCGGCGTCGTCGAACAGCTCCTCGGGCCGGTAGCCGCGCAGCCACTGCTCCAGTTGCGCGCGGTGGGCGGCGTCGGTGCGGGTGGCCGCCAGCGGGACCTGGTGGGCGCGGAACGTGCCTTCGACCTGACGACCGTCCACTTCGCGCGGCCCGGTCCAGCCCTTCGGGGTGCGCAGCACGATCATCGGCCACGGCGGGCGTCGCCTCGACTGCTTCATCTCCGCGATCTGGTCGAGCACGGTGTCCAATGTGGAGGCGAGCTGTTCGTGCACGGCCTTGGGCTCGTCACCGACGACGAAGTGCGGTGTGTGGCCGTAGCCGCGCAGCAACGCGGCCAGTTCGTCGTCCGGGATGCGCGCCAGCACGGTCGGGTTGGCGATCTTGTAGCCGTTGAGGTGCAGCACGGGCAGCACCACGCCGTCCCGGGCGGGGTCGAGGAACTTGTTCGAGTGCCAACTGGCGGCCAACGGCCCGGTCTCCGCCTCGCCGTCCCCGACCACGCACAACGCCAGCAGGTCCGGGTTGTCGAACACCGCGCCGTACGCGTGCAGGAGGGCGTAGCCGAGCTCGCCGCCCTCGTGGATCGAGCCGGGGGTCTCCGGTGCGACGTGGCTCGGGATGCCGCCGGGGAAGGAGAACTGGCGGAACAACGCGCGCAGGCCGTCCAGGTCCTCCCCGATGCCCGAGTACACCTCGCTGTAGGTGCCTTCGAGGTAGGCGTTCGCGACGAGCCCGGGGCCGCCGTGGCCGGGGCCGGTGACGTAGAGGGCGTTGAGGTCGCGCCGCCGGATGGCGCGGTTCATGTGCGCGTAGAGCAGGTTCAGGCCGGGGGTCGTGCCCCAGTGGCCGAGCAGGCGCGGCTTGACGTGCCCCGGGAGCAGGGGTTCGCGCAGCAGCGGGTTGTCGAGCAGGTAGATCTGCCCGACGGAGAGGTAGTTGGCCGCGCGCCAGTAGGCGTCCAGCAGGTCCAGGTCGTCCGCGGGGTGCTCGGTGGACGGCATGTCCCGACGCTAGCCGTGATCACCGGGGTCCGAAACTCGAGCGCTGTCGCCACACGGTCGGGTGAACGGCGCTGTCGCGGGATCGCCGGTGGTCGTGCTGTCCACCGCCGGGCGAAGCCCGGCTCGTGGCGGGAGCCGCTCGACTCCGGGGCAACCGACATCGTCACCGAACGCGGTGACGAAGGCGTGCCGCGGATCAAGGACCTCACCGACGGGCTCGGCGCGCACTCGGTGATCGAGGCGGTCCGCACGCAGGAGTCGATGGTGCGGGTTAGCCCACCTGCACGGCGGCCCGCGCCCGTGCGCCGCTTCCCGCCCGAGCCGGTCGACCCGATCCGCGACCGGCGGATCGACCCGGGCCGCGTCGTCGACCCACCCTGCCGCTGGACCGGGCGGGCGGGAACCGGCGCGGCGGGTGACGATGGGCGCGGGAGGTGCCTGTGTCCGAGGTCGCCGGCGTGCGGGTGGAGCGGGCGGCGGGGTTGACCGCGGCGGAGGTCGCGCGGCGCGTCGCCGAGGGGCGGACGAACGCCGTCCGGTCCCGCACGAGCCGCAGCACGGGCCAGATCGTCCGGGCGAACGTGATCACGCCGTTCAACGGGCTGCTGACCGCGTTGTTCCTGGTCATCCTGGCCACCGGGCGCTGGCAGAACGGCCTGTTCGGGCTGGTCGTGGTGGCCAACACGGCCATCGGCGTGGTGCAGGAGCTGCGGGCCAAGCGCACCCTGGACCGGCTCGCCGTGCTCAACGCGCCGCGCGCCCGGGTGACGCGCGACGGGGTGACGTCCGAGGTCGACGTGGGCGACGTGGTGGCCGACGACCTGGTCACCGTCCGCGCCGGTGACCAGGTCGTGGCCGACGGCCCGGTCACCGCGGCCGACGGCCTGGAGGTGGACGAGTCGCTGCTGACCGGCGAGTCCGAGCCCGTGCACAAGGCCGTCGGCGACGACGTGCGGTCGGGGTCGATCGTGGTCGCCGGGTCGGGCCGGTTCACGGCGACGGCGGTCGGCGCGGACGCCTACGCGACCCGGCTCACCGCCGAGGCACGCCGGTTCACCGCGGTGCGGTCGGAGCTGGTCGCGGGCACGAACAAGCTGCTGCGCTGGATCTCGCTGATGATGCTGGTGGTCGGCCCGCTGCTGCTGTGGAGCCAACTGCGCAGCCCCGACACCGACGACTGGCAGGAGGCGATGACCGGCGCGGTCGCGGCGCTGGTCGGCATGGTCCCCGAGGGGCTGGTCCTGCTCACCAGCCTGGCGTTCATGCTCGCCGCGGTGGCCCTGGCGCGCAGGCAGACCCTGGTGCAGGAGCTGCCGGCGGTGGAGGTGCTGGCCCGCGTCGACGTCGTGTGCCTCGACAAGACGGGCACGCTCACCCACGGCGACATCGTGTTCGACCGGCTCGTGGCCGACGAACCGCAGGACGACGTGCGCGCCGCGCTCGCCCTGCTGGCCACCGCGCCCGACGCGAACGCCACGTCCACCGCGCTGGCCGAGGAGTTCTCCTCCACCGCCTGGCGGCGCACGGGCGGCGTGCCGTTCTCGTCGGCCCGCAAGTGGTCCTCGGTGGACACCGACGGGCACGGCACGTGGGTGCTCGGCGCGCCGGAGATGGTGTTCCCCGAGGGTGGGCCGCTGTCCGACCGGGCCGCCGACCTGGCCGCGCAGGGCAAGCGCGTGCTGGTGCTCGCCTCGGCCCGCTCCCCCGGTGACGGCACCTCGCTGCCCGCCGGCCTCACCGGGCGCGCGCTGGTGGTGCTCGCCGAGCGGATCCGCGACGACGCCGCCGACACGCTGCGGTACTTCGCCGAGCAGGGCGTGGCGCTGCGGGTGATCTCCGGCGACAACCCGCGCACGGTCGGCGCGGTGGCCGTGGCGGTCGGCGTGCCCGGCATCTCGGCGGCGGGCGAGGCCGTGGACGCCCGCACGCTGCCCGACGACCCGGACGCGCTCGCCGACGTGCTGGAGGCGTCCGCCGTGTACGGGCGGGTCACGCCGCAGCAGAAGCGGGCGATGGTGGGCGCGTTGCAGCGGCGCGGGCACGTGGTGGCGATGACCGGTGACGGCGTCAACGACGCGATGGCGTTGAAGGACGCCGACATCGGCGTGGCGATGGGCAACGGCGCGGCCGCGACCCGGGCCGTGGCGCAGCTCGTGCTGCTGGACAGCCGGTTCGCGCACCTGCCGGACGTCGTCGCGGAGGGGCGGCGGGTGATCGCCAACATCGAGCGGGCGGCGAACCTGTTCCTGGTGAAGAACGCGTACTCGCTGGTGCTGGCGCTGGTCGTGCTGGTGAGCGGGATCGCCTACCCGCTGGCACCCATCCAGCTGACCATGATCTCGGCGCTGACCATCGGCATCCCGGGCTTCGTGCTGGCCCTCGGCCCGAACCGGCGGCGTTACGTGCCGGGGTTCCTGGGGCGCGTGCTGCGGCTGGCCGTGCCGACGGGCCTGGTGATCGGCCTGGCCGCGTTCGGCGGCGACCTGGTGATCCGCGCGCTCGACCCGGCGGGCGGGCGGGTGGCCGGCCAGACGGTGGCGACGGTCGTCGTGCTGGTGGCGTCGTTGTGGACGTTGTCGCTGCTCGCGCGACCGTTGACGGGCTGGAAGGCGGCTCTGCTGGCCGGTCTGGCGACGGCGGCGGCCGTGGTCCTGGCCGTGCCGCTGCTGGCCACCGACGTGTTCCTGCTGGCCGTGACACCGCACCGGCTGCTGGTGGGCCTGGCGGTGGGCGTGGTGGCGGCGGCACTGGTCGAACTCGTCGGCCGCTTCGTCCCGGTGCGCGGC is a window from the Saccharothrix saharensis genome containing:
- a CDS encoding acetate/propionate family kinase, with the translated sequence MRVLVVNAGSSSLKLRLLAADDEVERTADVEPDPDRLGDVLADWPTPDAVGHRVVHGGTRFTDPVVLDDLVRQALVDLTALAPLHQPKSLAGLDAVHRLLPDVPAVACFDTAFHTTIPAAAATYAVPRRWRDRYAIRRYGFHGLSHAHCARRVAELVSPGARLVTCHLGAGASLAAIRDGRSVDTTMGFTPLEGLVMATRSGTVDPGLVLWLEEHEELSPHEVATALEEESGLTALAGTGDLREIDAAAAGGDPDAVLALDVYTHRLVGGVAAMAAALGGLDVLAFTGGVGEKSATVRRRAAQRLAFLGVAVDPDRNDHADGDTDITAPDSGVRTLVVTAREDLEIARGTRTALRA
- a CDS encoding extracellular solute-binding protein, whose product is MLIAIMLLVGVAVTMVSTILVTEVDESWTAGSVTRGVLSAVLVLFSGVYVNLMLAGIVKVWRDPGSANRSLDKTIRDVRGWLGEKTKWLGIALTMALIVAAGVALRPSPPPDTGLEEGKLVVMTAFDESANDPRLMLIKLWNQLHPANQVEVVFVSGEPDQQNVRMVNDAKPDGAHEADVYVLDLVWMAQFREERYIRELDRSTLAGLDDFVPKVFGTCVHEGKLWCLPLNTDVGLLYYRTDLPLAVKPPTKWEQYFGADAAAAAAGTPQVDAANAAPLANEEILTVMALEAMWAAGGKAFGENGDVAQNEDKTSVQLGAGDEIGLRELAAAAHDDRVVVTAEARSTTDDVAVRTFADGRTLYMRNWPVARDGLRDRVGFGVAALPTAGVLGGQNLAIRAGTGKPRAAQALVDFLTSAASQLILSEVGGFAPTRQSAYDNAKRRDMQELRSALSSARLRPVTRHYVEFSQVFRDGVAEAINDRSGRLKPETLQRLAKILNQ
- a CDS encoding phosphoketolase family protein encodes the protein MPSTEHPADDLDLLDAYWRAANYLSVGQIYLLDNPLLREPLLPGHVKPRLLGHWGTTPGLNLLYAHMNRAIRRRDLNALYVTGPGHGGPGLVANAYLEGTYSEVYSGIGEDLDGLRALFRQFSFPGGIPSHVAPETPGSIHEGGELGYALLHAYGAVFDNPDLLALCVVGDGEAETGPLAASWHSNKFLDPARDGVVLPVLHLNGYKIANPTVLARIPDDELAALLRGYGHTPHFVVGDEPKAVHEQLASTLDTVLDQIAEMKQSRRRPPWPMIVLRTPKGWTGPREVDGRQVEGTFRAHQVPLAATRTDAAHRAQLEQWLRGYRPEELFDDAGRLVPELRALPPTGDRRMSANPHTNGGRLLRDLRMPDFRDHAVPVERPAAESSEATQVLGGFLRDVVRRNPDNFLVMGPDEVASNRLSALFDVTGRKWAAGTEPGDDHLTPDGRVLEVLSEHLCQGWLEGYLLTGRHGLFTSYEAFIHIVDSMLNQHAKWLKTTRKIPWRAPLASLNYLLSSHVWRQDHNGFSHQDPGFLDHVVNKKAEIVRVYLPPDTNTLLSVADHCLRSRHYVNVIVAGKQPALTYLDMPDAIAHCTRGLGIWDWAGTTEGEPDVVLACAGDIPTLETLAAAKLLREHLPDLKVRVVNVVDLMRLQPDTEHPHGLPDRDFDALFTADKPVIFAFHGYPWLIHRLTYRRTNHVNLHVRGYKEEGTTTTPFDMVMLNDLDRFHLVMDVIDRVPSLGGAAASLRQRMADARLAALQHTREHGEDDPAIAGWTWS
- a CDS encoding ATP-binding protein, with the translated sequence MALSAHVEVFARALGELKRRSGRSFRTLGERTGLSSSGLHRYCQGLAVPDHFEVVARIARACGATKAELVELHRLWAMATADTAGHDEPVAQQLPAPPARFAGRERELEHVTSALAAQPAAVVISAISGAGGIGKTWLALHWAHRNLHLFPDGQLHVDLRGFDPTGSPVPPEAAVRGFLEAMGVAPATIPADPQAQAGLYRSVLAGRRMLVVLDNARDTAQVVPLLPGSPTCTVLITSRRRLTRLVTAHGARHVDLDVLPDGEARNLLARHLGADRLAADPGAVGELIGFCAGLPLALGIVAARATSHPEFSLAALADELRDHAGRLDALNIDDAEANLRAVFSWSYRALAERTATAFGLLGLAPGPDIGLPAAAALIGTSTAEARVRLRDLEAESLVQEHTPGRYRMHDLVRLYAAEQAARDLAEPVRHDASTRLLDFYLHTAYSGDRVLDPYRPPIVIGRPVAGVTPHPLPDVDRAVAWFEVEHANLVEAQHLAARHGRHTATWRLGWALHTFHYRQRRRRDNLATWRTAVAAVEHLDDPGDRARAHRRLGVALLDVGEHDDGLRHLDRALEGFHRAGDVAGQARTHEAFAAAWDQRGDSARALEHVYEALELYRGLADQTREANMLNSVGWYHAVLGDLNRAAEYCTAALELHRRIGYADGEAYTLSSVGHIAHRTGDHARAVEHFREAIAVLRRLDDRGEEADTLDLLAQAHSALGQHDQAREAWSQALELYHAQHRTAEALEVRSRLAAIDTVA
- a CDS encoding HAD-IC family P-type ATPase — translated: MSEVAGVRVERAAGLTAAEVARRVAEGRTNAVRSRTSRSTGQIVRANVITPFNGLLTALFLVILATGRWQNGLFGLVVVANTAIGVVQELRAKRTLDRLAVLNAPRARVTRDGVTSEVDVGDVVADDLVTVRAGDQVVADGPVTAADGLEVDESLLTGESEPVHKAVGDDVRSGSIVVAGSGRFTATAVGADAYATRLTAEARRFTAVRSELVAGTNKLLRWISLMMLVVGPLLLWSQLRSPDTDDWQEAMTGAVAALVGMVPEGLVLLTSLAFMLAAVALARRQTLVQELPAVEVLARVDVVCLDKTGTLTHGDIVFDRLVADEPQDDVRAALALLATAPDANATSTALAEEFSSTAWRRTGGVPFSSARKWSSVDTDGHGTWVLGAPEMVFPEGGPLSDRAADLAAQGKRVLVLASARSPGDGTSLPAGLTGRALVVLAERIRDDAADTLRYFAEQGVALRVISGDNPRTVGAVAVAVGVPGISAAGEAVDARTLPDDPDALADVLEASAVYGRVTPQQKRAMVGALQRRGHVVAMTGDGVNDAMALKDADIGVAMGNGAAATRAVAQLVLLDSRFAHLPDVVAEGRRVIANIERAANLFLVKNAYSLVLALVVLVSGIAYPLAPIQLTMISALTIGIPGFVLALGPNRRRYVPGFLGRVLRLAVPTGLVIGLAAFGGDLVIRALDPAGGRVAGQTVATVVVLVASLWTLSLLARPLTGWKAALLAGLATAAAVVLAVPLLATDVFLLAVTPHRLLVGLAVGVVAAALVELVGRFVPVRGD